A region from the Candidatus Bathyarchaeota archaeon genome encodes:
- a CDS encoding PIN domain-containing protein: protein MDTDILIEIIDKRSEKGDEALKRILERGEEIGIAVISLHEILYGLQKYAKPVREVLLLPVIDFTKKSIRAK, encoded by the coding sequence ACCGACATCCTGATCGAGATCATTGATAAGAGATCGGAGAAGGGAGATGAAGCCCTAAAAAGAATTCTGGAAAGAGGAGAAGAGATAGGCATAGCAGTTATAAGCCTCCATGAAATACTTTATGGTCTTCAAAAATATGCCAAACCAGTAAGGGAGGTTCTACTTCTTCCTGTTATTGACTTCACAAAGAAAAGCATACGAGCCAAATAG